A window of Bradyrhizobium sp. AZCC 1610 contains these coding sequences:
- a CDS encoding ABC transporter ATP-binding protein, translating to MDQGGESVDIRAASKNYDAVRALDNVTLNVAPREFVSLLGPSGSGKTTLLGILGGFIQPSSGSIHFGDRDVTFLPPHKRDIGVVFQNYALFPHMSVGENVAFPLRARRIPKADWAARVRAALAMVGLSGYEARGIAQLSGGQRQRVALARAMIFEPRLILMDEPLSALDKQLREAMQIELRELHKRIGATIIYVTHDQREALTMSDRVAILKDGRLVQIDRPERLHDHPADSFVASFIGEASLLPVRRIDASSVALGSAVLKSARAIPDGQALMLAVHSEKLLIADGVADAALNRLTGKVTDIVYQGESLRVFLQLADGTCLSLRQPSHYQASRLLPPVGGELTVTLHPEDTIVVPKAREMAHEKARE from the coding sequence TTGGACCAGGGCGGAGAGAGCGTCGACATCAGGGCCGCGAGCAAAAACTATGACGCCGTCCGGGCGCTGGACAATGTCACCCTGAACGTCGCACCGCGCGAGTTCGTTTCCCTGCTGGGGCCGTCCGGATCCGGCAAGACCACGCTGCTCGGTATCCTCGGCGGCTTCATTCAACCCTCGTCGGGCTCGATCCATTTCGGCGACCGTGACGTGACCTTCCTGCCGCCGCACAAGCGAGATATCGGCGTGGTGTTCCAGAACTACGCGCTGTTTCCGCACATGAGCGTCGGCGAGAACGTTGCCTTTCCGCTGCGTGCGCGACGGATTCCAAAGGCGGACTGGGCTGCGAGAGTGCGCGCCGCACTCGCGATGGTCGGGCTGTCGGGCTACGAGGCGCGCGGCATCGCCCAGCTCTCCGGCGGCCAGCGCCAGCGCGTGGCGCTGGCACGCGCCATGATCTTCGAACCGCGCCTGATTCTGATGGACGAGCCGCTGTCGGCGCTCGACAAGCAGTTGCGGGAAGCGATGCAGATCGAACTGCGCGAGCTGCACAAGCGGATCGGCGCCACCATCATCTACGTCACCCACGACCAGCGCGAGGCGCTGACGATGAGCGACCGCGTGGCGATCCTCAAGGACGGGCGGCTGGTCCAGATCGATCGCCCCGAGCGCCTGCACGATCATCCCGCCGACTCCTTCGTGGCGAGTTTCATCGGCGAGGCGAGCCTGTTGCCGGTGCGGCGCATCGACGCCTCCAGCGTCGCGCTCGGCTCGGCTGTCCTGAAAAGCGCGCGCGCGATTCCGGACGGCCAGGCGCTGATGCTCGCGGTGCACAGCGAGAAGCTCCTGATTGCGGACGGCGTCGCGGATGCCGCGCTCAACCGCTTGACCGGCAAGGTCACCGACATCGTCTATCAGGGCGAAAGCCTTCGCGTGTTCCTGCAACTGGCCGACGGCACTTGCCTGAGCCTGCGTCAGCCCAGCCATTACCAGGCCTCGCGCCTGTTACCTCCTGTTGGCGGCGAGCTCACCGTCACGCTCCATCCCGAAGACACCATCGTCGTGCCCAAAGCGCGGGAAATGGCGCACGAGAAGGCGCGGGAATGA